The Flavobacterium sp. CBA20B-1 genome includes the window TGAAACCACACAAGTCAAAATCAGCGAAGCATAAAATGAAAAACGATCATACAATGCCAAATCGTTGGTGCTTGAAACAATAGTCCAATAAATCGTGATGTAAATAATACAAAGATAGGCTACTAAAACCAACGAAATATATAATTTAAAGTAATTCCTTGCCCTTTTTATGCTTTGTAATAACGCTTCAAAAGTGTTTTTAGATGTTATCCTAAATATTAAGATTCCATTTATAATCGAAAAAAATGCAGGTAAAATCAAAAGGCTTAAATCAAGGGCATGCAAAGTATTTATGAGCCATGGGCTTATTGTTAGTTGGGTATTTTCTTCAAGTATAATTCCGGAAATAATAAAAAAAGTAAGTTTCAATAGGGTTACACCAATAATCCACCATAAAGTTTGTACAGATTTTTTTTTAATATTGATGTACAATTCCGATCGACTCGAAAAATTTTCGCTCAATTTTTTGCTATAATTATCTTTAAAAAAGCTTAAATTCATTACTGCCTTCTTGTTTTTCATTGCAAAATAACAACATATTTTACAATAATCCACCAGAACACGAAAAACAAAATTATAATGTTTTTATTGCCAATTTGTTTGTAATTTTGTGTAAAAGTAAAGTAGTTATGTTGAATATTCCAGATTCTAGTAATCCAAGAGTTGTTATCATTGGTGGCGGTTTTGCGGGTGTATCGCTTGCAAGAAAACTAAAAAATAAAAATTTTCAGGTGGTTTTGTTAGATAAACACAATTACCATAATTTTCAACCGCTTATGTACCAAGTGGCAACGGGTGGATTAGAATCCGGATCGATTGCCTATCCGCTTCGCAAAATCGTTAAAGAACATAAAGAGGCATTTTTCCGAATGGCTTTGGTAGAAAAAATTGATACCGAGAATAAAAAAATCATAACAGATATTGGTACTATTTACTATGATTATGTGGTGATTGCCACGGGATCTACGAATAATTATTTCGGAAATACACAGATTGAAAAAAACAGTATGGTAATGAAAACCATACCCGAAGCATTAAATATTCGCAGTTTAATTCTTGAAAATTTTGAATTGGCGTTGCAAACCAATGACATGCAACAGCGAAAAGCACTGATGAATTTTGTAATTGTTGGTGCAGGACCAACCGGTGTGGAATTAGCCGGAGCTTTGGCGGAAATGAAGAATGCAGTTTTTCCTAAAGATTATCCCGATTTGGATATTTCGATGATGGAAATTAATTTGGTCCAAGGTTCAGAAAATATTTTAGATGCTATGTCTAGAAAATCTTCAAAAGCTGCAGAAAAATTCCTTAAAAATTTGGGTGTAAAAATCCATTTAAAAACCATTGTTACCAATTACGATGGCACAAAAGTTGAAACCAAAAATGGCTTAACCTTCGAAACGCAAGCCGTGATTTGGTCAGCAGGGGTAAAGGGTGCACCTGTAAATGGCGTCGATGCTTCGTTGGATCGGGCGGCACGTATCAAAGTAAACGAATTCAATCAAGTGGAAGGTTTTACAGATATTTTCGCAATTGGCGATGTAGCTGCGATGTATGGCGATAAATACCAATACGGTCATCCCATGATGGCACAACCAGCCATTCAGCAAGGCACTCTATTGGCCGAAAATTTAGAACGCTTAACCAAAAAGCAATCGCTAAA containing:
- a CDS encoding NAD(P)/FAD-dependent oxidoreductase encodes the protein MLNIPDSSNPRVVIIGGGFAGVSLARKLKNKNFQVVLLDKHNYHNFQPLMYQVATGGLESGSIAYPLRKIVKEHKEAFFRMALVEKIDTENKKIITDIGTIYYDYVVIATGSTNNYFGNTQIEKNSMVMKTIPEALNIRSLILENFELALQTNDMQQRKALMNFVIVGAGPTGVELAGALAEMKNAVFPKDYPDLDISMMEINLVQGSENILDAMSRKSSKAAEKFLKNLGVKIHLKTIVTNYDGTKVETKNGLTFETQAVIWSAGVKGAPVNGVDASLDRAARIKVNEFNQVEGFTDIFAIGDVAAMYGDKYQYGHPMMAQPAIQQGTLLAENLERLTKKQSLKKFVYNDKGSMATIGRNKAVVDLPKLHFNGVFAWFVWMFVHLFSLIGFKNKTLVFWSWVYNYFVFDRESRVIIRPFRKNRDAKPTEN